The Methanothrix soehngenii GP6 genome has a window encoding:
- a CDS encoding type II toxin-antitoxin system VapC family toxin, whose product MYLLDTNILLELLLNQKKADEVERLLLETPPEMLSVSEFTIDSIGVILIRRIMHDIFLKAMEDMLLVGGIRLMRIGPEDMQRVVLASRRFKLDYDDAYQYALAEKYNLIIVSFDSDFDRTERGKLKPSDIR is encoded by the coding sequence ATGTACCTGCTGGATACCAATATTCTACTGGAACTGCTACTTAACCAAAAGAAAGCGGATGAGGTAGAACGGCTTCTTTTGGAAACACCTCCCGAGATGCTCTCCGTATCGGAGTTCACAATAGATTCAATTGGTGTTATTTTGATACGTCGCATCATGCATGATATCTTCCTAAAAGCGATGGAGGATATGCTCTTGGTGGGAGGTATTCGGCTAATGCGGATCGGCCCAGAAGATATGCAAAGAGTTGTTCTGGCATCAAGAAGATTCAAACTCGATTATGATGATGCTTATCAATATGCTCTGGCGGAAAAATATAATTTAATCATTGTGAGTTTTGATAGCGATTTTGACAGAACAGAGCGAGGAAAGTTAAAGCCTTCTGATATTAGATAA
- a CDS encoding CDP-alcohol phosphatidyltransferase family protein, giving the protein MLKATLRSEKTDRLAGGLAAIGLSPNAWTLISLVPALAGLVALVMHQLALGLAMFALSAFIDIVDGTVARVTNQVSDKGAYIDGVVDRYVELMLYLGLLIYIGRGEFFGLPNEVWIVLLIFGGLMTSFVRAYADHRGIVKDPGELKRMGGLLERLERLMLLYFGMFLGLFDIQWLMAVIALTALLANATALQRIRFALRAKS; this is encoded by the coding sequence ATGCTCAAAGCCACCCTTCGATCGGAGAAGACCGACCGCCTGGCAGGAGGCCTGGCAGCAATAGGACTCAGTCCCAATGCCTGGACCCTAATCTCCCTGGTGCCGGCACTGGCAGGCCTGGTGGCCCTGGTCATGCACCAGCTCGCCCTGGGCCTGGCCATGTTCGCCCTATCTGCCTTCATCGATATCGTGGACGGGACGGTTGCCCGGGTCACCAATCAGGTCAGCGACAAAGGGGCCTATATCGATGGGGTGGTTGACAGGTATGTGGAGCTGATGCTCTACCTGGGGCTGCTCATTTATATTGGACGAGGGGAGTTTTTTGGCCTTCCCAATGAGGTCTGGATAGTGCTCCTGATATTTGGCGGGCTCATGACCAGCTTTGTCCGGGCCTATGCCGACCACCGGGGGATTGTGAAAGACCCGGGGGAGCTGAAGAGGATGGGAGGTCTCCTCGAGAGGCTGGAGAGGCTCATGCTGCTCTATTTCGGGATGTTTCTGGGCCTGTTTGACATCCAGTGGCTGATGGCGGTCATAGCTTTGACCGCATTACTGGCCAATGCCACTGCCCTGCAGAGGATCCGGTTTGCCCTGAGAGCAAAATCCTAG
- a CDS encoding DUF2281 domain-containing protein, with protein sequence MSELEEIIKELPPDLHQEVVDFARFLMEKRGPKRKGRMKLEWRGALQDMKDEYTSVELQHKILEWRGD encoded by the coding sequence ATGTCTGAGCTGGAAGAAATAATCAAAGAGCTGCCTCCTGATTTACATCAAGAGGTTGTCGATTTCGCAAGGTTCCTGATGGAGAAACGAGGCCCAAAGCGGAAAGGTCGGATGAAGCTGGAGTGGAGGGGCGCTTTGCAGGATATGAAAGATGAGTACACATCAGTAGAGCTCCAGCACAAGATTCTGGAGTGGAGAGGGGATTGA